In Marinilabiliales bacterium, the genomic window CTGCATTACCAGCAGAAGAAGGGGAAGCGCCGCAAAACTACCGTAAATGGCATTGTAACGGGAAACACCAACCTGAAAATGGATATAACTCCACTGAACAAGCTGAAACAGGGTGCCGGCAATAATCCCGGCCAGCAGGGCAGATGCAAAGTTAACCTTGGTATTAGGCATAATCATATACAAAATTGTAAAGAGTGTCCATAGAAGCAAGTATGGTATCAGCTGGACAAAAAACATTATTATGGGGCTGAGAAATCCCAGAAGTACAAAACTCTGAGTAATATTGGAGATCTGGGTAGTGATAAAAACCGTAAAACCGTTAGCCAGTATTATGAACAGTGGAGCTATCAGCATCATCGAAAAATAGTCCGCGAACTTCCTGGTGAAGCTGCGTGGCTGGTTTATCTGCCATATTTCATTGAATGAATGTTCAATATGACTTAGAACCTTCATGATTGTCCAGAACAGGATAATTAGTCCCACTCCTGCCATAAGTCCGCCCCTTGTAGTTTCCAGCAATGACTGTGAAAAGCTGAGGACCCATTCAAACACTTCCTCCCTGCCTGCAAAAACTTTGGACAGTTCTTCTTCAAGGTATTGATCCAGTCCAAAGCCTTTGGCTATTCCAAAAGCCATGGCAACTACCGGAACCAGGGATAAAAGTGTATAGTATGTAAGGGCCGAGGCCCTGAGCTGGATTTTGTCCTCACTGAAACCCCGAAGTGCAATTATCAGTATTTTCAGCTGTTTAAGCAGAAAAGCCCTTAAAGGTGGCAGCTCATCAATTGGCATTCTCCAGATATCTCTTTTAAAGAACCGGATGACCCTGTTGATTTTTTCTTTGTCAACCATGTTAAAGACTTTTTGTATTTACCATAAACTATGAGTAAATATACATAAAATTATTCTGCATAAAATCACACAGAGGCGCATGATAAATTTCTATGTAAAAAAGAAGTCAGCTTCAGGATTCCCCGTGCAAATCTGAATCCCTCTAAAAAAGGTTATCCGGGCGGAGGCTATTTCAGCTTTTCCAGCGCATGTTCAATACGGTCAAATGCATCATTTAGTTTAGCATCACTTGCTGCATATGAAATTCTTACATGGAATGGTGATCCGAAAGCTTCGCCGGGAACTGCTGCAACATGGGCGTGTTCGAGCAGAAACATACAAAAGTCATTTCCGCTTTCAATCACACCGCCTTCATACTTCATACCTTTGAAATGGCTGATTTCGGGGAAGAGATAGAATGCTCCCTCCGGTTTTGAAACATTCATGCCTTTTATTTTCCCTGCTCTTTCAGTTACCAGGTCTCTTCTGCGCCTAAAAGCTTCCCGCATTTTCCATGTATATGACATATCTCCCGTAAGAGCAGCAATTGCTGCCTTCTGAGCTATTGATGATGGCCCGGAAGTGAACTGCCCCTGCAATTTACTGCAGGCTTTGATTATAATTTCAGCAGCAGCCATGTATCCTATTCTCCACCCTGTCATTGCAAAAGCTTTTGATACGCCGTTAACCAATACCACCCTGTCTTTTATCTCTTTGAACGAGGCTATCGACTCATGCTTCCCCACGAAGTTAATATGCTCATAAATCTCATCGGATATGATAAAAATATCCGGATACCTGTTGAGGATCTCTACAAAATCGGAAAGCTCGTCACGGGTATATACACTACCTGAAGGGTTGTTCGGAGAACATAGCAGCAGCACTTTGGTTTTTGGCGTAATCGCATCTTCTATCTGCGAGGGGGTAACCTTGAAATTGTTGTCTGCAGAGCTCTCAAGAATAATGTTATTTCCCCCTGACAGTTTGACCAGCTCAACATAGCTGACCCAATAAGGAGCAGGAACAATAACGTCATCACCCTCATCAACCAGCACCATCAATGCGTTAGCAATGGAATGCTTCGCGCCCGAGGAGACAATAATATTTGATGGCGAATAATCAAGTTTATTTTCATTCTGCAGCTTTTTTACGATGGCCTGTTTAAGGTCAAGGTATCCCCCGGCCGGCGAATAAAATGAGAAATTATCATCAATTGCTTTCTTTGCGGCCTCCTTAATATGGGGAGGGGTGTGAAAATCCGGCTCACCTACACTCAGGTTAATTATGTCTACACCTTTAGCCTGCAAATCACTGCTCTTTTGATTCATTGCCAGGGTTTGAGAATCTGACAATTTCCTGATCCTGCCTGAAACAATCTCCTTCATTTTTTCATCTTTTTAAGTGAGACCCTAAAAATAGAAAAATATTGAAACTTGCGGGTAAGATGGATAAAAATTATTTATTATTGCATAAAAAACAACCCCTATGGCTGACTTTCTGGAAATCTTAAAATATACACTGCCGGCACTGATAGTCTTCTTTACATCGTGGCTTCTGATAAGGAAGTTTCTTGATAGTGATCAGAAACTGAAAAAGATCGATATGATGTATAAAAACGAGCAGTATATTCTTCCAATTCGATTGCAGGCCTATGAAAGGCTTGTTCTTTTCCTGGAGCGTATATCGCCAGAATCGCTCTTAATGAGGATGAACAGTAAAAAGATGACCAGCCAGGAGCTACATTCAGAATTACTGACCACAATAAGAGCTGAATATGAGCATAATCTTTCCCAACAAATCTATGTAAGCAGGGAGAGTTGGGAAGTAATCCGGAATGCCCGGTCAAACATTGTCAACATAATAAACGAAGCAGCCAAAAGCATAGAACCTGGTTCTCCCTCAATTAAACTAAGTCAGACGATCCTTGAGTCGATTATTGACAAAGAAGATTCACCGGCTAATGTTGCTATTGACTTCCTGAAAAAGGAGATTAAACAATTGTTCTGACAAAACCTTAGAGTTATTACCTGAAGCCTATGTAGTATACATAGCCCATACTGATGTTGATATTGAAGTTTCGGGGAGAACTTCCTGAAATTTCCTTTATCATTGGGATACCCATAGCGCCATGAATATTTATCATAAAGTCAATATCGTCATAAAGCCGCAACATCATTCCCGCTCCCAGCAATATGCCATAATCGAGAGATCTGAATTCGGATGTGATATTTTCACTCACCCGTGACTGCTGGTCGCCATTATATAACGCTCCCCGCCTTTGTGCATTCATCAGATATGCACCATATGCCCCGGCATTAAAGTGAAACCTGGGATATTTACCGGTAGTGCTGAACTTATAAAGTACCGGAACAGTCAGGTAATTGAGGTTGGTATTGA contains:
- a CDS encoding PorT family protein, translated to MTRKFAFPALLLCILATGTSWGQKHPQIRYIAFDAGINMAGISSSPEYQRHAGFLGASFRFTGNYSFDDAKSISTSLTFEQKGAPEFIHKINTNLNYLTVPVLYKFSTTGKYPRFHFNAGAYGAYLMNAQRRGALYNGDQQSRVSENITSEFRSLDYGILLGAGMMLRLYDDIDFMINIHGAMGIPMIKEISGSSPRNFNINISMGYVYYIGFR
- a CDS encoding YihY/virulence factor BrkB family protein — encoded protein: MVDKEKINRVIRFFKRDIWRMPIDELPPLRAFLLKQLKILIIALRGFSEDKIQLRASALTYYTLLSLVPVVAMAFGIAKGFGLDQYLEEELSKVFAGREEVFEWVLSFSQSLLETTRGGLMAGVGLIILFWTIMKVLSHIEHSFNEIWQINQPRSFTRKFADYFSMMLIAPLFIILANGFTVFITTQISNITQSFVLLGFLSPIIMFFVQLIPYLLLWTLFTILYMIMPNTKVNFASALLAGIIAGTLFQLVQWSYIHFQVGVSRYNAIYGSFAALPLLLLVMQVSWLVVLFGAEISFANQNVEQYEFEAESLNMSSYNRRLLTLYIAHLLVKNFENGVPPYTARQISNELEIPIRLVRELLYELVDINVISEAKTKFVKETAYQPAIDINRITIKFISDKLDHRGMDVLIARKSEEIEKLKGIMDAFNNTLEKCQENKLLKEV
- a CDS encoding pyridoxal phosphate-dependent aminotransferase — encoded protein: MKEIVSGRIRKLSDSQTLAMNQKSSDLQAKGVDIINLSVGEPDFHTPPHIKEAAKKAIDDNFSFYSPAGGYLDLKQAIVKKLQNENKLDYSPSNIIVSSGAKHSIANALMVLVDEGDDVIVPAPYWVSYVELVKLSGGNNIILESSADNNFKVTPSQIEDAITPKTKVLLLCSPNNPSGSVYTRDELSDFVEILNRYPDIFIISDEIYEHINFVGKHESIASFKEIKDRVVLVNGVSKAFAMTGWRIGYMAAAEIIIKACSKLQGQFTSGPSSIAQKAAIAALTGDMSYTWKMREAFRRRRDLVTERAGKIKGMNVSKPEGAFYLFPEISHFKGMKYEGGVIESGNDFCMFLLEHAHVAAVPGEAFGSPFHVRISYAASDAKLNDAFDRIEHALEKLK